The Pyrobaculum sp. 3827-6 genome has a segment encoding these proteins:
- a CDS encoding signal recognition particle protein Srp54: protein MKALSEIFSKLIEKIRGVEYIDEATLQELSREIQRTLLKADVPLDLVKSFTENAVKRIKEEKPPAGIPPREYLIYVLYDELVKLLGGEQTPEFKPVKRPYVVLLLGVEGSGKTTTAAKLAKYLAKRGYKVGLVETDTIRPAAFDQLRQLAERIGVPFYGERDGKDAVEIAKRGVQNFRNMDVVIVDTAGRHRNEEALLQEVKAIYDAVGPDEVMLVIDATVGKLAAAQAEAFMKYLPIHSVIITKMDSTARGGGALAAVAKTGARVKFIGVGEDVDEFELFHPRKFVARVLGMGDLDALVEKIKAVFEEEEVLEEIESGKLDLLTFKKQIDSLLKLGPLSKVFQLLPGGIAAKISEEQIELSQKNLKKWRAILSSMTREELKNPDILNASRIRRIALGAGVTPKDVKEMLTVYENLRKMSKTLKRQLRLRMPR from the coding sequence GTGAAGGCCCTCTCAGAGATATTCAGCAAGCTAATCGAGAAGATAAGAGGCGTTGAGTATATAGACGAGGCAACTCTACAAGAGCTCTCCCGCGAGATTCAGCGCACTCTATTAAAAGCCGACGTGCCCCTCGACTTGGTAAAGTCCTTTACCGAAAATGCGGTAAAGAGAATAAAAGAGGAGAAGCCGCCGGCCGGCATCCCGCCCAGGGAATACCTCATATACGTGCTTTACGACGAGTTGGTAAAGCTACTCGGCGGCGAGCAGACGCCGGAGTTTAAACCAGTAAAGAGGCCCTACGTGGTTTTACTACTCGGGGTCGAGGGTAGCGGCAAAACCACGACTGCGGCTAAGCTCGCCAAGTACCTCGCCAAGAGGGGCTACAAGGTGGGTCTCGTGGAGACGGACACCATAAGGCCCGCGGCGTTTGACCAGCTGAGGCAGCTGGCGGAGAGGATAGGGGTGCCTTTCTACGGCGAGAGGGATGGGAAGGACGCGGTGGAGATAGCAAAGAGAGGTGTACAGAACTTCAGGAATATGGACGTGGTTATTGTAGACACGGCGGGCCGCCACAGAAACGAGGAGGCATTGCTACAGGAGGTCAAGGCTATATACGACGCGGTGGGCCCCGACGAGGTTATGTTAGTTATAGACGCCACGGTGGGCAAACTGGCGGCGGCCCAGGCAGAGGCCTTTATGAAATACCTCCCCATACACTCCGTAATCATCACTAAGATGGACAGCACGGCCCGCGGCGGCGGCGCCCTGGCGGCGGTGGCCAAGACCGGGGCCAGGGTGAAGTTCATAGGCGTGGGGGAGGACGTTGACGAGTTTGAGCTGTTCCACCCAAGGAAGTTCGTGGCAAGGGTGCTGGGTATGGGCGACCTCGACGCCCTCGTGGAGAAGATAAAGGCGGTGTTTGAAGAAGAGGAGGTTCTAGAGGAGATAGAGTCGGGAAAGCTAGACCTGCTTACTTTCAAAAAGCAGATTGACAGCTTACTAAAACTCGGGCCGCTGAGTAAAGTTTTCCAGCTACTGCCCGGCGGCATAGCCGCCAAGATATCTGAGGAGCAGATAGAGCTATCCCAGAAAAATTTGAAGAAGTGGCGCGCCATCCTCAGCTCAATGACTAGGGAGGAGTTGAAAAACCCCGATATTCTAAACGCCTCCCGCATCCGCCGCATCGCGCTGGGCGCCGGCGTGACGCCGAAGGACGTAAAAGAGATGCTCACAGTATACGAAAATTTGAGGAAGATGTCTAAAACCCTGAAGCGCCAGCTCCGCCTTAGGATGCCCAGGTGA
- a CDS encoding class I SAM-dependent methyltransferase, producing MEISHILELYKHLAPVYEEVYGEEQRAKYWRVASQVGSRVVDAGCGVGVAFDVLEGYVVCLDISLDMLRRAVQRRGDRGELVLADYRLPPFRRGAFDSALFLSSVEPASYDEVASLWLGIAERVYLEFRGQWRIVEQRN from the coding sequence ATGGAGATTAGTCACATCCTAGAGCTTTATAAACACCTAGCCCCCGTATACGAGGAGGTTTATGGAGAGGAGCAGAGGGCAAAGTATTGGCGAGTAGCTTCTCAGGTGGGCTCTAGGGTAGTCGACGCCGGGTGCGGAGTGGGCGTCGCCTTCGACGTGTTGGAGGGGTACGTAGTCTGCCTCGACATATCGCTGGACATGTTGAGACGCGCTGTGCAGAGGAGGGGGGATCGCGGCGAGCTCGTCCTCGCGGACTACCGCCTCCCCCCGTTCCGCCGCGGCGCCTTTGACTCGGCTCTCTTCCTCTCCTCGGTGGAGCCCGCCTCTTACGACGAAGTGGCGTCTCTGTGGCTGGGGATAGCGGAGAGGGTGTACCTAGAGTTTAGGGGGCAGTGGCGGATAGTGGAGCAACGTAACTGA
- a CDS encoding COG1361 S-layer family protein produces the protein MLPIYRIMLMVFLTAFVLAQTNPALQQPQFNLALSYSPPYIYPGSVVQLYITLVSAQPLSNVYIDVDSPFKVLTGSTIQVQQISAGVPATFVSLVQVPLDARPGYYRIRVTAYTLTRSAESSVDIEVLPFDFSTLVVPRPTSYLAGQAVQLPVLLFNPTADFLKVRVSINGSVVSRFLNSSLSCDAVVPPKSNSTCLLNFALSKDLRPGFYNATLEIALSSLSGYAGSVVFSKTVQLPVVSGAEVNVLATPSQQPIPGSPTLVTLAISQGGPAPLQNVTVQVLDGDGVKVLAGGVVAVPVLTQLQLPVQLLITKQGEVRIPVEICYFSGTCIIKYADLYIPRSGLFINAVFNPPQGYPGSLIQATFVIATNYTMSNVGVEVYSPFKAITSTSSAIPFITPQSPATFNIIFEIPRDAKPGVYPINISVAGTLYTFHYTVSQPNVVIQNVLVTPPKILEGTPVAQVNVQVINTGPVVARNVTVTLLNSTIGRQSYTLDYLPPGSPVALTFYIDASKLSPGNYNVVALASWEGGGSTARGLLEIGRKDPLRITYRVYNVAPGSTAVLMINVTNLGPEEARNVRISLTPSQVFELHASNIADAATAGVRILGDVSPGATVSTAFLLDVSDKAVSGIYTLTLVLTWNQTGVFTPALQYVNIPIEVRGGLDMFVVVPLVLTIVLVLAGIAMALRRRRRG, from the coding sequence ATGCTTCCGATATATCGGATAATGCTGATGGTTTTTCTCACAGCGTTTGTGTTGGCCCAGACAAATCCCGCTTTACAACAGCCACAGTTTAATCTGGCGTTGTCATACTCCCCGCCATATATCTACCCTGGCTCCGTGGTCCAGCTCTACATCACCCTTGTCTCTGCCCAGCCGCTGTCCAATGTCTATATAGATGTGGACTCTCCGTTTAAGGTCTTGACGGGGTCAACTATTCAGGTACAGCAAATCTCTGCCGGCGTCCCGGCGACTTTCGTCTCTTTGGTTCAAGTACCTTTAGATGCCCGCCCCGGCTACTACAGAATTCGAGTTACGGCTTACACACTTACCCGCTCAGCGGAGTCGAGTGTAGACATTGAAGTTCTCCCGTTTGATTTTTCCACCCTCGTGGTGCCTAGGCCGACGTCTTATTTAGCGGGTCAAGCGGTGCAGTTGCCGGTATTGCTTTTCAACCCAACTGCGGATTTCTTAAAGGTCCGCGTTTCAATAAATGGAAGTGTCGTGTCTCGGTTCCTTAATTCGTCGCTTTCATGCGACGCCGTGGTGCCTCCAAAGTCGAACTCCACCTGTCTCCTAAACTTTGCACTATCTAAGGACTTAAGACCGGGTTTCTATAATGCTACGCTGGAGATCGCCTTAAGTAGCTTGTCGGGGTACGCTGGCTCTGTTGTTTTTAGTAAAACAGTGCAGTTGCCCGTAGTGAGCGGCGCCGAGGTCAACGTGTTAGCAACTCCCAGCCAGCAGCCGATCCCGGGATCTCCTACTCTAGTAACTCTGGCAATTTCGCAAGGTGGCCCCGCGCCGTTGCAAAACGTCACAGTACAGGTGCTAGACGGCGATGGTGTGAAAGTTCTAGCCGGTGGAGTGGTAGCTGTTCCAGTACTTACACAACTTCAGTTGCCTGTCCAGCTATTGATAACTAAACAGGGAGAGGTAAGAATTCCAGTTGAGATTTGCTATTTTTCTGGCACATGTATTATTAAATACGCAGACTTGTACATACCGCGGAGTGGGCTGTTCATCAACGCGGTTTTTAACCCACCGCAGGGTTATCCCGGATCGCTTATACAAGCCACATTTGTAATTGCCACGAACTACACCATGTCAAACGTAGGCGTGGAGGTTTACTCGCCTTTTAAAGCAATCACAAGCACCTCATCTGCTATTCCATTTATCACACCGCAGTCCCCCGCAACGTTTAACATTATTTTTGAAATACCTAGAGATGCTAAGCCGGGTGTATACCCAATCAACATATCTGTGGCCGGGACTCTCTACACATTCCACTACACAGTCAGCCAACCAAATGTAGTAATTCAAAACGTCTTAGTGACGCCGCCAAAGATTTTAGAGGGGACACCGGTGGCCCAGGTAAACGTCCAGGTAATTAACACAGGGCCGGTCGTTGCGCGCAACGTCACGGTTACTCTACTTAACTCCACGATAGGCCGGCAGAGCTACACTCTCGATTACCTACCCCCCGGCTCTCCAGTAGCACTCACCTTCTATATCGACGCGTCCAAGTTGAGCCCGGGAAACTACAATGTTGTTGCACTAGCCAGCTGGGAGGGAGGCGGCTCCACGGCGCGGGGACTGTTAGAGATCGGCAGAAAAGACCCTCTAAGAATAACTTATAGGGTTTACAACGTCGCCCCCGGCTCCACGGCTGTTTTAATGATAAACGTCACAAACCTGGGTCCAGAGGAGGCGAGGAACGTAAGGATTTCCCTCACGCCATCGCAGGTATTTGAACTACATGCATCAAACATAGCTGACGCCGCTACGGCTGGAGTGAGAATATTAGGCGATGTGTCTCCCGGCGCCACCGTCAGCACCGCGTTTCTACTTGATGTTTCCGACAAGGCGGTTAGCGGCATCTACACCTTAACGCTGGTGCTGACTTGGAACCAAACTGGAGTCTTTACGCCGGCTCTGCAGTATGTTAACATACCTATCGAAGTGCGAGGCGGCTTGGATATGTTCGTAGTTGTACCACTGGTGCTGACTATAGTGCTAGTCTTGGCGGGGATAGCTATGGCTTTGCGCAGAAGGCGCCGTGGATAG
- a CDS encoding ATPase domain-containing protein, translating to MAYQEQYSYDYQDYYPVYDNRAPTGVWYVDQLLQGGFRKGEIYLVAGEAGQGKTIFSLQFLKTGAELYDEPGLYITIDEPSEDVKRGVRESLGWDLEALESQNKLVFLDLRTHFRTYAKEEKVTADPREIAKIITEYVKKFGIKRLVIDPIAPLIITSHTDVLWVREYMRELVFQLRKMKDITTLMTSEIPTGENKISRFGVEEYLASGVIKLELMEYRGFVFRVMFIRKMRWTAVRPQKLVFEIYPHYGIYVLDRLENFMKQVDIWYATLNQQPQAPPAT from the coding sequence ATGGCTTATCAGGAGCAGTATAGCTATGACTACCAGGATTATTACCCTGTCTACGACAACAGAGCGCCGACTGGGGTTTGGTATGTAGACCAGCTCCTGCAGGGAGGCTTCCGCAAGGGCGAGATATACCTAGTGGCTGGGGAGGCGGGCCAGGGCAAGACCATATTCAGCCTCCAGTTCCTCAAAACGGGCGCCGAGCTCTACGACGAGCCGGGGCTATACATCACAATAGACGAGCCGTCGGAAGACGTGAAGCGGGGCGTGAGGGAGTCTCTGGGCTGGGACTTAGAGGCGTTGGAGAGCCAGAACAAGCTAGTCTTCCTAGACCTCAGAACGCATTTCCGGACATACGCCAAGGAGGAGAAGGTGACTGCGGATCCCAGGGAAATAGCCAAGATAATAACTGAGTACGTCAAGAAATTCGGCATAAAGAGACTGGTAATAGACCCGATAGCGCCTCTCATTATAACCTCCCACACAGACGTCCTATGGGTGAGGGAGTACATGAGAGAACTGGTGTTTCAGCTTAGAAAAATGAAGGACATAACCACGCTTATGACTTCCGAAATACCGACGGGGGAGAACAAAATTAGCAGATTCGGCGTGGAGGAGTACCTCGCAAGCGGCGTCATTAAGCTAGAACTGATGGAGTACCGCGGCTTCGTCTTCAGAGTGATGTTCATTAGAAAGATGAGGTGGACGGCGGTGAGGCCCCAGAAGCTTGTGTTTGAAATATATCCACACTACGGCATATATGTGCTTGACAGACTTGAAAACTTCATGAAACAGGTAGATATCTGGTACGCCACGCTTAACCAACAGCCACAAGCCCCGCCGGCTACATAA
- a CDS encoding MFS transporter, with translation MNLKLILLLGLVSLFADWLYESMRAVVPQYLYQLGATAAFVGFVFGLGDALGYVARFATGPLADRRGGYWLETFLGYGLQVAAVAGLVFARDVWQVASLVFLERFSKALRTPARDAIISGAGGRGSGGKAFGIHAALDQVGAIAGVAMATAMLYMSYAAQAVFTAALVPGLVALLILYVAYRVGKVKPVGRGGGVAVGRGVFFFGAAQFLLGLSIIHISLSMYRLAEVPWLASLLYLVAMVAEIPASLALGFIYDRSHKTLLIAPLFTILLATSFMTGGVYLFAGAVLYAVVTSYADVVAKAEAAKLGAATSLGVVNAMWGLGLLVSGVLYGYFTDVGNYLAIVFTAASSSIASLVLIWRLVTS, from the coding sequence GTGAATCTCAAGCTAATCCTTCTACTAGGTCTCGTATCTCTCTTCGCTGATTGGCTTTATGAAAGCATGCGCGCCGTGGTCCCCCAGTATCTATACCAGCTGGGCGCGACGGCGGCGTTTGTTGGCTTTGTCTTCGGCCTGGGAGACGCCTTGGGCTACGTAGCCCGGTTCGCCACAGGGCCGCTGGCCGACAGGAGGGGCGGTTACTGGCTGGAGACCTTCCTAGGATACGGACTGCAGGTAGCCGCCGTGGCGGGCCTGGTATTCGCCAGAGACGTGTGGCAAGTCGCCAGCCTCGTGTTCCTAGAGAGGTTTAGCAAAGCCCTGCGCACGCCTGCGCGCGACGCTATTATCTCCGGGGCGGGGGGCAGGGGATCCGGCGGCAAGGCGTTTGGGATACATGCGGCGCTGGATCAAGTGGGGGCGATTGCGGGGGTCGCCATGGCCACCGCGATGCTGTACATGAGCTACGCGGCACAAGCCGTCTTCACAGCCGCCCTCGTTCCCGGGCTGGTCGCTCTCCTAATCCTCTACGTGGCGTATAGAGTGGGCAAAGTCAAGCCGGTTGGGAGAGGTGGTGGGGTTGCGGTTGGGAGAGGCGTGTTTTTCTTCGGCGCGGCGCAGTTCCTCCTCGGGCTTTCGATAATACACATATCTCTCTCTATGTATAGACTAGCCGAGGTGCCGTGGCTGGCGTCGCTTCTCTACTTAGTCGCGATGGTGGCCGAAATCCCAGCGTCGCTCGCGCTGGGCTTTATATACGACAGAAGTCACAAAACACTGTTGATAGCCCCCCTCTTCACGATACTGCTGGCGACATCTTTTATGACCGGCGGTGTCTATCTATTTGCCGGCGCCGTGCTGTACGCCGTAGTTACTTCGTACGCAGACGTGGTTGCCAAGGCCGAGGCGGCTAAGCTAGGCGCCGCCACGTCGCTCGGGGTGGTTAACGCCATGTGGGGACTGGGGCTCTTGGTAAGCGGCGTCCTCTACGGGTACTTCACAGACGTGGGCAACTACCTGGCGATTGTCTTCACGGCGGCGTCCTCCTCAATAGCCTCGCTCGTCTTGATATGGAGATTAGTCACATCCTAG
- a CDS encoding MFS transporter, translating into MDSYDVKYAWRITPLLGSVALLVMYTEAMLMPSLPRIQAEFNITPADASWILTIYLISGTISAAVFGSLGDMYGKKKMLSIIMVAYVFAVTFTGYAPSFELLLLARAIQGLGMAMFPLAFSLIREEFPPNMVPTAQGIVSAMFGVGIIIALPVGGYIAQNYGWRATYHTATPIAALLTFSIVMFVRESRYKTPRRIDLLGIGLFASMAVSLLLAISKGPDWGWYSPRVLSLFILSAVSAVVFVLHELTTNDPFIPRDIFNRNVIAATLAIFIVAYAFQMNSQNMSYLFQMPPPYGYGLTILQTGLYMLPPAAAQIIVAPLAGRFMWRLGARKIAAMGVAFAVAGYQLSAAHLYSGLWTLITYMTLGFIGLTFLNVSLINLLTFSVPRQRLGAATGINTVFRNFGSAIAPTVAGTVLTNFSTYVYYKTPLGPIYFSVPSKEAYVINIDIATAMFLATLIPIAVAREVLGQNVNTPN; encoded by the coding sequence GTGGATAGCTACGACGTTAAATACGCCTGGAGGATAACGCCGCTTCTCGGCTCCGTAGCATTGCTTGTGATGTACACCGAGGCTATGTTGATGCCCAGCCTCCCCAGGATACAGGCGGAGTTCAACATCACGCCAGCTGACGCTTCCTGGATTTTAACTATCTACCTAATCTCGGGCACAATCAGCGCCGCGGTTTTCGGAAGCCTCGGCGATATGTACGGCAAGAAGAAGATGTTGTCAATAATTATGGTGGCGTACGTATTTGCGGTTACCTTCACGGGATATGCGCCTAGTTTCGAGTTGTTGCTACTAGCCCGCGCAATTCAAGGCCTTGGAATGGCGATGTTCCCCCTAGCCTTCTCCCTCATCCGGGAGGAGTTTCCGCCTAATATGGTGCCCACGGCCCAGGGGATTGTCAGTGCCATGTTTGGCGTTGGGATAATCATAGCGTTGCCCGTAGGCGGCTATATTGCCCAGAACTACGGGTGGAGAGCAACTTACCACACAGCAACTCCAATAGCCGCCCTACTCACCTTCTCCATAGTAATGTTCGTAAGGGAAAGTAGATATAAAACGCCGCGGAGAATAGACCTCCTGGGGATAGGACTATTCGCATCTATGGCGGTTTCTCTTCTCCTAGCAATATCAAAGGGACCTGACTGGGGCTGGTACTCCCCTAGGGTGCTGTCTCTGTTTATCCTATCGGCTGTGTCGGCAGTCGTATTTGTTTTACACGAATTAACTACCAACGATCCCTTCATCCCTCGAGATATCTTTAATCGAAATGTAATTGCAGCCACCCTTGCCATATTCATCGTGGCATATGCATTTCAAATGAATTCGCAAAATATGTCGTACCTCTTTCAGATGCCGCCGCCTTACGGCTACGGGCTTACTATACTACAGACTGGTCTGTACATGTTGCCGCCAGCCGCGGCGCAGATAATTGTTGCCCCCCTAGCCGGTAGGTTTATGTGGAGGCTAGGCGCCAGGAAAATAGCGGCGATGGGCGTCGCCTTCGCAGTGGCCGGCTATCAGCTATCTGCCGCGCATCTATACAGCGGTCTGTGGACCCTAATTACATACATGACACTGGGCTTCATAGGACTCACCTTTCTGAACGTGTCGCTCATCAACCTCCTCACGTTCTCGGTACCTAGGCAGAGACTGGGCGCCGCCACTGGTATCAACACCGTGTTTCGCAATTTTGGATCGGCCATAGCCCCCACTGTGGCGGGAACGGTACTCACAAACTTCAGCACCTATGTATACTACAAAACCCCTCTAGGACCCATTTACTTTTCAGTGCCTTCGAAAGAGGCGTACGTAATAAACATAGATATCGCCACCGCAATGTTCCTTGCGACTTTGATCCCCATCGCCGTCGCCAGAGAGGTGCTGGGGCAAAACGTTAATACACCAAATTAA
- a CDS encoding tRNA pseudouridine(54/55) synthase Pus10: MEILDKALEVIREYPLCDSCLGRLFAQLGHGVENAERGIAIKTILHMTLVNDYRKGKDVVRDLTALAKVHKPTRRFLASVGIEVEEESCYICGGLLTGVEKYADAVLPLLSEVDFNSFAVGTTIPRDVLDRESQVVKKFLITTGESIKHEINRRIGKELLRHLTGKRVDKLRPNVVVRIDLVTGKASVERNPVLIGGVYLKLSRRVSQAKKFGDVKTTLTEKLAYVKDVFGGGEHVVHVSGREDSDARMLGTGRQLVVEVKQPVKYRGSVPPLRDDDVIFIPGSFTNREEVRRLKEKAKTDVKLYRALVLSERELSAEELNKLSELSGKTVTQLTPRRIKRLSPRKKRVRMVYEVAWRLVSPHVFELYVRCQGGLYVKEFIHGDGGRTKPSVSEFLNTYLEVLELDVLAVE; the protein is encoded by the coding sequence GTGGAGATACTTGACAAAGCTCTAGAGGTTATTAGAGAGTACCCGCTCTGCGACTCGTGCCTAGGCCGGCTCTTCGCCCAGCTTGGCCACGGCGTGGAGAACGCGGAGAGGGGGATCGCGATTAAGACAATACTCCACATGACGCTTGTCAACGATTACAGAAAGGGAAAAGACGTCGTAAGGGACCTCACGGCGCTGGCTAAGGTACACAAGCCGACAAGAAGGTTTCTGGCAAGCGTAGGGATTGAGGTGGAGGAGGAGAGTTGCTACATATGCGGCGGCCTCCTCACGGGGGTGGAGAAATATGCAGACGCGGTGCTCCCCCTACTGTCGGAAGTTGATTTCAACAGCTTCGCGGTTGGTACAACAATTCCGAGGGATGTGCTTGACCGGGAGTCCCAGGTGGTTAAGAAGTTTCTAATCACGACCGGCGAGTCAATTAAGCACGAGATAAATAGGCGGATTGGTAAAGAGCTTTTGAGACATCTTACCGGTAAGCGTGTAGATAAACTTAGGCCAAATGTCGTGGTAAGAATCGACCTCGTCACTGGCAAAGCCTCGGTCGAGAGAAACCCGGTGTTGATAGGGGGCGTCTATCTAAAGCTTAGCCGCCGCGTGTCGCAGGCAAAGAAATTTGGAGATGTAAAGACGACCCTTACCGAGAAGCTTGCATATGTAAAAGACGTATTTGGCGGAGGCGAGCACGTCGTCCACGTCTCGGGTAGGGAGGACAGCGATGCCAGGATGCTGGGCACCGGCAGACAGCTCGTGGTGGAGGTAAAGCAGCCGGTAAAGTACCGCGGCTCCGTGCCTCCGCTTAGAGACGACGACGTCATATTCATACCTGGCTCCTTTACCAACAGAGAGGAGGTGAGGCGGCTGAAGGAAAAGGCGAAGACAGACGTAAAGCTTTACCGGGCGCTTGTACTCTCAGAGAGGGAGCTATCAGCCGAGGAGCTCAACAAGCTGAGCGAGCTGTCTGGGAAGACGGTAACCCAGCTCACGCCCAGGAGAATAAAGAGGTTGAGCCCAAGGAAGAAGAGGGTGAGGATGGTCTACGAGGTTGCGTGGAGGCTCGTGTCCCCCCACGTGTTTGAGCTATACGTCAGGTGCCAAGGCGGCCTCTACGTCAAGGAGTTCATCCACGGAGACGGCGGCAGGACGAAACCCAGCGTCTCGGAATTTTTAAACACATACTTAGAAGTCCTGGAACTTGACGTCTTGGCAGTTGAATAG
- the guaA gene encoding glutamine-hydrolyzing GMP synthase yields MEKILVVNFGGQYAHLIARRVRDAGVYAEITTPENAVEKAREGEVKAVILSGGPSSVYESPSPDVPMEIFELGKPVLGICYGHQLIAKKMGGRVARGKGEYGRTLVKVVARDPLLEGWGDEEVVWMSHGDYVEEPPPGFEILAVSENGYVAAMRKGHIYGVQFHPEVNHTAKGALLLENFARRIAGVKESWRPEDHITRIVEEIRERVREGQVIVAVSGGVDSTVTAVLVHKAVGSRAKAVFVDHGLFREGEPEQAVALLRSIGIDVIYVDAKERFLEKLVGVADCEEKRRVVGETFAQIFTEVVSGIKDARYLAQGTLYPDVVESGAVKGADRIKSHHNVAGLPPWFKLELIEPLREFYKDEVRKIAKALGLPDEVVYRQPFPGPGLAVRIVGPFTREKLAIVRKATKIVEEELARAGVLRKVWQAFAVVGDDKWVGVKGDRRAEGYVVTVRIVESEDAMTADWSRVPYEVLERISSRITSEIPEVTMVTYAITSKPPSTIEPC; encoded by the coding sequence GTGGAGAAGATCCTGGTGGTTAACTTCGGCGGCCAGTACGCGCACTTAATCGCAAGGAGGGTGAGGGACGCCGGGGTATACGCGGAAATAACAACGCCGGAAAACGCGGTGGAAAAGGCAAGGGAGGGGGAAGTAAAGGCGGTGATACTATCCGGCGGGCCGAGCTCCGTCTACGAGTCGCCGTCGCCAGATGTCCCCATGGAGATATTTGAGCTAGGCAAACCCGTCCTTGGCATATGCTACGGCCACCAGCTGATAGCCAAGAAAATGGGGGGGAGGGTGGCGCGCGGCAAGGGCGAATACGGCAGAACCCTCGTGAAGGTGGTGGCCAGAGACCCCCTGCTTGAGGGGTGGGGCGACGAGGAGGTTGTCTGGATGAGCCACGGCGACTACGTAGAGGAGCCGCCGCCTGGTTTTGAAATCTTGGCTGTAAGCGAAAACGGCTACGTAGCGGCGATGAGGAAAGGGCATATATACGGGGTGCAGTTCCACCCAGAGGTAAACCACACGGCTAAAGGCGCCTTGTTGCTGGAAAACTTCGCCAGAAGAATAGCCGGAGTTAAGGAGAGCTGGAGGCCCGAGGACCACATTACCCGGATTGTCGAGGAGATAAGAGAAAGAGTAAGGGAAGGGCAGGTGATTGTAGCCGTCAGCGGTGGGGTAGACAGCACAGTCACCGCAGTGCTGGTGCACAAGGCCGTGGGGAGTCGGGCCAAGGCGGTCTTCGTAGACCACGGTCTCTTTAGAGAGGGGGAGCCGGAGCAGGCCGTGGCTCTGCTGAGATCCATAGGCATAGACGTGATATACGTCGACGCGAAGGAGCGCTTTCTAGAAAAGCTGGTTGGGGTAGCCGACTGTGAAGAAAAGAGGCGCGTCGTCGGCGAGACGTTTGCTCAGATCTTTACCGAAGTCGTCTCTGGCATCAAAGACGCCAGGTATCTAGCACAGGGCACCCTTTACCCCGACGTTGTGGAAAGCGGGGCAGTAAAGGGAGCGGACAGGATAAAAAGCCACCACAACGTCGCCGGCCTGCCTCCATGGTTTAAACTAGAGCTGATAGAGCCGCTTAGGGAATTTTACAAAGACGAGGTTAGAAAAATTGCGAAGGCACTAGGACTGCCCGACGAGGTGGTTTATAGACAGCCCTTCCCTGGCCCCGGCCTCGCGGTGAGGATAGTAGGCCCCTTTACCAGAGAAAAGCTGGCAATTGTGAGAAAAGCCACAAAGATTGTGGAGGAGGAGCTGGCGAGGGCCGGCGTCTTGAGAAAGGTGTGGCAGGCCTTTGCCGTAGTCGGCGACGACAAGTGGGTGGGGGTAAAGGGAGATAGACGCGCCGAGGGGTACGTGGTGACGGTAAGAATTGTAGAAAGCGAAGACGCCATGACGGCCGACTGGTCGAGAGTGCCTTACGAAGTCCTCGAGAGGATATCCAGCAGGATAACTTCAGAAATCCCGGAGGTGACTATGGTGACCTACGCCATTACGTCTAAACCCCCCTCGACTATAGAGCCATGTTGA